ATCCGCTTGACAGTGGCTGCAATAATTACTGCACCAAAATGGAATGAGCGGAACttggttttattgtgaaggCGAATGGGGCAgagttgcagttttattttgttacttGATTCAAACAGAAGAGTTTTTGCAGCGCTGCttccgcgtctatcacatggtCAGTCCGTGCGGAAGAAACAGAGCTGCTGAACAGAAACAACCACACCATGGAAGAGCATTTTAAGTGTCTGACAGATGCGTACAGATGTTTTCTTAGCGGATCACGTCCCGACCGAAGCGCTGCGGATGTGGCAGCGGTGATGTTCGGCGGGCTGTGTGGTCTGGTGCCCGTTCAGCTCAGAGAGGAGCGCTGCACTGAAGCAGAGATGATCTGCATCAGTGTGACTCTGCTGGAGAAGATCACCTCCAGTCTGACGGCTCAGAGCCTCCCTGTCCAGCTCACATTATACTCTGAGGAGGTCCTGAGGGTGTTGTTTGGAGACATGAACCTCATGGAACAACTGGTAAGTGTCACTTACTGTTCAGGCTGAATACAATGAATCATTTGAATGGTCGCGTGTTAAAAGCCTTTTACTCCACAGGTCCATCACTTCCAAGCGGAGGACCAGATCATCTCACATTTGGCTGCAAAGTGTGCATCAGCGTGTGTTTTCTTCCATCTCCAAAAATGTGTGAGTCTTAAGAGCTGTTGTCACAATTTTAACAACACAGGGTTTAGCCAAGTGTTTTCAGAAAGCTTTCTATAGGCCagtggtgtcaaacatgcggccctcgggccaaaaccagcccatCAGAGGGTTCAATCCGGCCTACTGGaggactttgtaaagtgtaaaaattacagagaagacattaactgtaaatttgaaaaacaatcaatttaaaatcatttctaaactatgacaagttgctttgatcataaaataaaatactagattgttcattgttcttttgtggctttgtgtctcatttttgtagtattttgtcttgtttttgttattttttgtcttttttttctcagacttttgtcatttgtcttatgtttcctttttgtctcgcttagattattttgtccattttttttgtcattttgtttcacgcttttgttatgtttttgtcttgtttgtgttgtttgtcaatttttttggcactttgtaacttttttgtctctttttttgttttattttgtgttgtgttgtctcatttttttgtcgttttgtgtctcgtttttgtagtattttgtcttgttttgttgtttttgttctctttgtgtctgacttttgtcattttgatcataaagtaaaatactatatcattcaattccagatac
This genomic interval from Acanthochromis polyacanthus isolate Apoly-LR-REF ecotype Palm Island chromosome 2, KAUST_Apoly_ChrSc, whole genome shotgun sequence contains the following:
- the lins1 gene encoding LOW QUALITY PROTEIN: protein Lines homolog 1 (The sequence of the model RefSeq protein was modified relative to this genomic sequence to represent the inferred CDS: inserted 1 base in 1 codon) encodes the protein MEEHFKCLTDAYRCFLSGSRPDRSAADVAAVMFGGLCGLVPVQLREERCTEAEMICISVTLLEKITSSLTAQSLPVQLTLYSEEVLRVLFGDMNLMEQLVHHFQAEDQIISHLAAKCASACVFFHLQKCGMVCPFWQKKCTEAFHSXTPGTELDACLWSVTDVLRKTLKESQQVANAP